From the genome of Candidatus Methylomirabilota bacterium:
TGCCGCGCTACGCCGAGATGATCTACTACGGCTTCTGGTTCGCTCCCGAGCGCGAGGCGCTCCAGGGCTTGATGGACAGCACGCAGACAGATGTCACCGGCACCGCGAGGCTCAAGCTCTACAAGGGCACGGTGACCATCGCCGGCCGCCGGTCACCTCGCTCGCTCTACCGCGGGGACTTCGTCACCTTCGAGGCCGACCGCGTGTACCGCCCGCAGGACGCCGAGGGATTCATTAACCTCAGCGCGCTCCGCCTCAAGATCCGCGCCCTCCGCGACCGCAGCCGGTAGGCCGCCCCGGCCATGCGTGTGCACGTGGCGCTGACACCGGGGGAGTTCCCCGACCTTGCGCTCGGCGGCCGAGCGGCCCTCGTCGTGGACGTGCTCCGCGCCACGAGCATGGTCGTCGCGGCCTTCGACGCGGGCTGCGCGTGCGTCATCCCCGTGGCGGGCGCCGCCGAGGCGCGCGAACGGTCCCGGGCGCTCCTTCCAGAGCCCGTCCTGCTGGCCGGCGAGCGCAGCGGAGACCGGATCGAAGGGTTCGACCTCGGCAACTCTCCGCTCGACTGCACTCCCGAGAGCGTCGGCGGGCGCAATATCATATTAACCACGACCAACGGTACGGCTGCCATGCTCAAGGCCTCCCAGGCCGACGCGGCGGCTGTCGCCGCGCTGACCAATGTCGGGGCGGCGGTGCGCTGGGCGGTCTCGACGGGGAGAGACCTGACGGTGCTCTGCGCCGGTGACAGGGGAGGGTTCTCCCTCGAAGACGCCGTCTGCGCGGGCCTCCTGGCCGAGGGTATCGTTCGGGCAGCGGCCGGGGCGACGCTGAGTGACGCCGCCCAAGCGGCCCGCTGCCTCGGGATCCTCTACGGCGC
Proteins encoded in this window:
- a CDS encoding argininosuccinate synthase; this encodes PRYAEMIYYGFWFAPEREALQGLMDSTQTDVTGTARLKLYKGTVTIAGRRSPRSLYRGDFVTFEADRVYRPQDAEGFINLSALRLKIRALRDRSR
- a CDS encoding 2-phosphosulfolactate phosphatase, translating into MRVHVALTPGEFPDLALGGRAALVVDVLRATSMVVAAFDAGCACVIPVAGAAEARERSRALLPEPVLLAGERSGDRIEGFDLGNSPLDCTPESVGGRNIILTTTNGTAAMLKASQADAAAVAALTNVGAAVRWAVSTGRDLTVLCAGDRGGFSLEDAVCAGLLAEGIVRAAAGATLSDAAQAARCLGILYGARLDRLRRDSGWARHLEARARGADLDCCLRLDTSAVVPVLANGAITAGPGVLTWPAGAADTQSGRLARPGENR